In a genomic window of Physeter macrocephalus isolate SW-GA chromosome 14, ASM283717v5, whole genome shotgun sequence:
- the LOC114487667 gene encoding inactive serine/threonine-protein kinase TEX14-like isoform X4 → MKVIIWVGKNSLKKCMYFILSGEEKFQMRKNLGKNAEILTRSQFQPIRSTEDEQEQTLKESPKEMKEKDISLTDIQDLSSISYEQDGSFKEVSCKTPKTNHAPISVSTPLSPGSISSAASQYKDCLESITFQVKTGSTSFWNSQESIQTLSDKFTTVQEKAKSLDSLLTSSETLPSRLTHLKRLPTFTGAGSSSIAKAPDISSRATQRRSLPKELVEAISQHHIDELPPPSQELLDEIEHLKRQQASSTVLDENTASHLGIAASDQRHLEEQETNSNKEDSSMLWTKETQNLEEDTESESRSLKILSRSRVLCLLVKGEGE, encoded by the exons ATGAAAGTAATAATCTGGGTTGGCAAAAATTCACTAAAAAAATGCATGTACTTTATTCTTTCAGGTGAAGAAAAGttccaaatgagaaaaaaccTTGGAAAGAATGCTGAAATTTTGACCAGGTCTCAATTCCAACCTATACGAAG TACTGAAGACGAACAAGAGCAGACATTAAAGGAGtcaccaaaggaaatgaaagagaaagacat ATCATTGACAGACATTCAAGACCTGTCTAGTATCTCCTATGAACAAGACGGTTCTTTTAAGGAAGTCTCATGCAAAACACCCAAAACAAACCACGCACCTATTAGTGTCAGCACTCCGCTCAGCCCAG GGTCAATTTCTTCAGCTGCTAGTCAGTATAAGGACTGTCTTGAAAGTATCACATTTCAGGTTAAAACAGGGTCTACCTCCTTCTGGAACAGTCAAGAATCTATTCAAACTTTGTCTGATAAATTTACAACTGTCCAAGAGAAAGCAAAGAGCCTAGATTCCCTTCTTACTTCCTCTGAAACTCTTCCTTCAAGACTGACTCATCTC AAAAGATTGCCTACATTTACTGGGGCTGGTTCCTCCAGCATTGCTAAGGCACCTGACATATCATCCCGTGCCACTCAGAGGAGGAGCCTGCCAAAAG AACTAGTAGAAGCCATCTCGCAACATCACATTGATGAGCTACCACCACCGTCTCAGGAGCTGCTTGACGAAATTG AGCACCTGAAGCGGCAGCAGGCCTCATCCACAGTGTTGGATGAGAACACAGCAAGTCATCTGGGCATCGCTGCAAGTG ATCAAAGGCATTTAGAAGAACAAGAAACTAACAGTAATAAAGAAGACAGCAGTATGCTTTGGACCAAAGAAACTCAGAATCTAGAAGAGGATACAGAGAG TGAAAGCAGGAGTTTGAAGATCCTTTCCCGCTCTAGAGTGCTATGCCTCCTTGTCAAGGGAGAAGGGGAATGA